TTTACGGGAAGAGAATTTAATGTAGGAAAGGAAGAACGATATGACCGCATTTGGTATCGATCTTGGAACAAGTAATATTAAAATTTATAATTCGGCGACAGATAAGATCATGAATCAGAAAAATATTGTTGCCATTGCCAACCGCAACCAGCTGTTTTCTTTGGGAAATGAGGCGTTTGAGGCGTATGAGAAGGCACCGGCCAACATCCGGGTGTCTTTTCCCATGAGCTACGGTGTGATCGCGGATTTCAACAACATGCAGACGATTTTGCAGGTGTTCATCGAGCACAGCGGCAAGGGCAACCTGCGCGGCTCGGAATATTACATGGCAGTTCCTACCGATATCACAGATGTGGAGAAGCGTGCGTTCTTTGACCTGGTGGAGAGCTCCGGCCTTCGGGCCAGAAGGGTATTTCTGGTGGAAAAAGCGCTGGCAGACGGACTGGGCGTAGGTCTTGACATCCGCAGTGCCAGAGGAACGATGATGGTCAACATGGGCGCGGATACGACAGAGATTTCCATCATCAATCTGGGCGGTATCGTTCTGAGCAAGCTCATCAAGATCGGCGGCAACAAGTTTGACGAGGCCATCCAGACGAACATCCGCCGGGAATATAATCTGGTCATCGGCAGCAAGACGTCTGAGGCCATCAAAAAACAGCTGGCCTATGCGACGGAGCCGGACGAGGGCAGCGGTTTTGTGTACGGCAGAGACATTGTGACCGGTCTGCCTGCGGAGCTGCAGGTGTCCTCTGACTTCATCTATGATGCCATCAAGGAGCATATCCACTCTATCATTGATACGATCCGCGTCATTCTAGAGCGGACACCGCCGGAACTGGCAGCAGA
Above is a window of Oscillospiraceae bacterium NTUH-002-81 DNA encoding:
- a CDS encoding rod shape-determining protein, yielding MTAFGIDLGTSNIKIYNSATDKIMNQKNIVAIANRNQLFSLGNEAFEAYEKAPANIRVSFPMSYGVIADFNNMQTILQVFIEHSGKGNLRGSEYYMAVPTDITDVEKRAFFDLVESSGLRARRVFLVEKALADGLGVGLDIRSARGTMMVNMGADTTEISIINLGGIVLSKLIKIGGNKFDEAIQTNIRREYNLVIGSKTSEAIKKQLAYATEPDEGSGFVYGRDIVTGLPAELQVSSDFIYDAIKEHIHSIIDTIRVILERTPPELAADIIRDGIYLTGGSSNIRNIPELITKETKLKVNTFDSPAESVARGLSRLIKEGQYRSLAYTNNGK